The Candidatus Arthromitus sp. SFB-mouse-Japan genome includes a region encoding these proteins:
- a CDS encoding NAD(P)/FAD-dependent oxidoreductase: MKNVIVVGSGPAGMMAAISASKCGHRVTLLEGNNKIAKKLYISGKGRCNVTNKKTIDNFFENVLTNKEFLYSALYTFTNEDTIKFVEDGGTKLKVERGDRVFPVSDKSSDIIKSFEKQLKRNNVEILINSKVERINVHNNTIESLKLSNGKKVIGDHYIFATGGASYPLTGSDGKLFSEYKRIGHNVIELKPSLVPIEIREKWPTELQGVSIKNASMTLYKNNKKEISFQGDFIFTHFGLSGPIVLKMSRYISDDENYSIEIDLKPALDDKEFDLRLQKDFMKYSNKNFKNSLDDLLPKKFIPVMIDIVKIDPYKKINSITKQERKRILDCFKHLIVNVEGLRPVSEAIVTSGGIDVSEINPSTMKSKIIRNLSFAGEVMDVDAFTGGYNVQIAISTGFLAGNSI; the protein is encoded by the coding sequence ATGAAGAATGTAATAGTTGTTGGATCAGGACCTGCTGGTATGATGGCTGCTATATCTGCTTCTAAATGTGGACATAGGGTGACATTGCTTGAAGGAAATAATAAAATAGCTAAAAAATTGTACATATCGGGAAAAGGTAGATGCAATGTAACAAATAAGAAAACAATAGATAATTTTTTTGAGAATGTATTAACAAATAAAGAGTTTTTGTATAGTGCACTTTATACTTTTACAAATGAGGATACGATAAAATTTGTTGAAGATGGTGGGACTAAGCTTAAAGTTGAGAGAGGCGATAGGGTTTTTCCAGTTTCTGATAAATCAAGTGATATAATTAAAAGTTTTGAAAAACAATTGAAGAGAAATAATGTAGAGATTTTGATCAATTCAAAGGTTGAAAGGATAAATGTACATAATAATACGATTGAGTCTCTGAAATTGTCAAATGGGAAAAAGGTTATAGGAGATCATTATATTTTTGCAACCGGAGGTGCATCATATCCTTTGACTGGATCCGATGGTAAATTATTTAGTGAGTATAAAAGGATAGGTCATAATGTTATAGAGTTAAAACCTTCGCTTGTACCAATAGAAATAAGGGAAAAGTGGCCTACGGAACTTCAGGGTGTTAGCATAAAGAATGCGAGTATGACACTTTATAAAAATAACAAAAAGGAAATTTCGTTTCAAGGTGATTTTATATTTACTCATTTTGGATTATCAGGACCAATTGTTTTAAAAATGAGTAGATATATTTCTGATGATGAAAATTATTCTATAGAAATTGATTTAAAACCTGCACTTGATGATAAGGAGTTTGATTTAAGACTTCAGAAAGATTTTATGAAATATAGCAATAAAAATTTTAAAAACTCTCTGGACGATTTGTTACCAAAAAAATTTATACCGGTTATGATCGATATTGTAAAAATTGATCCATACAAAAAAATTAATTCTATTACAAAACAAGAGAGGAAACGGATACTTGATTGTTTTAAACATCTTATTGTTAATGTCGAAGGATTAAGACCAGTTAGTGAAGCAATAGTAACAAGTGGAGGGATAGATGTTTCTGAAATAAACCCAAGTACTATGAAATCAAAAATTATTAGAAATCTTTCTTTTGCAGGTGAAGTTATGGATGTTGACGCTTTTACTGGTGGATATAATGTTCAAATAGCAATATCCACTGGATTTTTGGCAGGAAACAGTATTTGA
- the plsX gene encoding phosphate acyltransferase PlsX: MVRIVLDCMGGDNSPKAHVEGAILALKCNKYLHIILVGNSEEILQELNKYKFDKDKVDIIDARDIIYGYDDPVNSIRTKLKSSLVVALNELVDKDYDAIVSTGNSGAFLAGCLFIIGKIKGVARPALAPIISREHGRFILLDSGANVDCNVKNIIQFADFGRLYYKILFNERNPIVKLLNIGTEGNKGNSVIRKAHEELSNDPNINFKGNLEARDIFNDDANVIVCDGFVGNIALKIIEGTSKYVMSVAIKDISNFFLYKIAKRIMPSFFEKIRTKYDYRKYGGAVFLGVKKVCVKSHGDSNEIAIKNSIDTAFKLVDEKIISLLEKLCL; encoded by the coding sequence ATGGTAAGGATAGTACTTGATTGCATGGGAGGAGATAATTCTCCGAAAGCTCATGTGGAAGGTGCCATATTAGCTTTAAAGTGTAATAAATATTTACATATAATTCTAGTAGGAAATAGTGAGGAAATTCTACAGGAATTAAATAAGTATAAATTTGATAAAGATAAGGTTGATATAATTGATGCAAGAGATATTATTTATGGCTATGATGATCCAGTTAATTCTATAAGAACTAAGTTGAAATCTAGTTTAGTTGTTGCACTTAATGAGTTGGTTGATAAAGATTATGATGCAATTGTATCTACAGGTAATAGTGGTGCTTTTTTAGCTGGATGTTTGTTTATTATAGGAAAGATTAAAGGCGTTGCTAGACCCGCTCTTGCACCTATAATAAGTAGAGAACATGGAAGATTTATTTTGTTAGATTCAGGTGCTAATGTTGATTGTAATGTAAAAAATATTATACAATTTGCCGATTTTGGTCGACTTTATTATAAAATATTATTTAATGAAAGGAATCCAATTGTAAAGTTATTGAATATTGGAACAGAAGGAAATAAGGGTAATTCTGTCATTAGAAAAGCACATGAGGAGTTAAGTAATGATCCAAATATTAATTTTAAAGGTAATTTAGAAGCAAGAGATATATTTAATGATGACGCAAATGTTATTGTGTGTGATGGATTTGTTGGAAATATTGCTTTAAAGATAATAGAAGGAACTAGTAAGTATGTAATGTCAGTAGCTATTAAAGATATTTCGAACTTTTTTTTGTATAAGATAGCTAAGAGAATTATGCCATCTTTTTTTGAGAAGATTAGGACTAAATATGATTATAGAAAATATGGTGGAGCTGTGTTCTTAGGGGTTAAGAAGGTATGCGTAAAGTCTCATGGAGATTCGAATGAGATTGCTATAAAAAATTCGATTGATACAGCATTTAAACTTGTGGATGAAAAAATTATAAGCCTATTAGAAAAACTTTGCTTGTAA
- the rnc gene encoding ribonuclease III encodes MDEMFIEKFQEKIGVKFRNIEILDLALTHSSYANERGLSEYNERLEFLGDSVLQLCITEYLYKNCKDNNEGDLTRKRASIVCEASLYKVGERWNLGEFIKLSKGEKLSGGKTRISTIADAVEAVIAAVYLDSGYDFVQKFILKFFSDILKTGAIVNYLDHKTRLQEYIQSKTTDKIKYNLIKEEGPPHDKIFYVQVIIGDKNYESGTGKSKKEAEQNAAQKTLKLFE; translated from the coding sequence ATGGATGAAATGTTTATTGAGAAATTTCAGGAAAAAATAGGGGTTAAATTTAGAAATATAGAGATATTAGATTTGGCATTAACTCATAGTTCTTATGCTAATGAACGTGGTTTAAGTGAATATAATGAGAGATTGGAATTTTTAGGAGATTCTGTGCTTCAATTATGTATAACTGAGTATTTGTATAAAAATTGCAAAGATAATAATGAAGGTGATCTTACTCGTAAAAGGGCATCGATAGTTTGTGAAGCATCATTATATAAAGTTGGAGAGCGATGGAATCTTGGAGAGTTTATTAAATTAAGTAAGGGAGAAAAGTTGAGTGGTGGTAAAACGCGAATTTCTACGATAGCTGACGCAGTTGAGGCAGTTATTGCAGCTGTTTATTTGGATAGTGGATATGATTTTGTACAAAAATTTATACTTAAATTTTTTTCAGATATTTTGAAAACAGGTGCGATAGTAAATTATTTAGATCATAAAACAAGGCTTCAAGAATATATTCAATCTAAAACTACTGATAAGATAAAATATAATCTGATTAAGGAAGAAGGTCCGCCACATGATAAGATATTCTATGTCCAAGTTATTATTGGGGACAAAAATTACGAATCAGGAACTGGAAAGTCTAAAAAAGAAGCTGAGCAAAATGCTGCACAAAAAACTTTAAAATTATTTGAGTAG
- a CDS encoding acetate/propionate family kinase produces the protein MKILVINCGSSSLKYQLIDMNTENAIAKGLVERIGIPGSNLEQKVDGSNEKYKVEVDLKNHKEAIALVLKTLCDDRFGLIKDLSEINAIGHRVVHGGEKYSKSVIVDEEVIKNIEECIKLAPLHNPANLIGIKACRELMKDTPMVVVFDTAFHQTISDKAFMYGLPYELYEKYSIRKYGFHGTSHFYVANECARAMGKSIEDLKIITCHLGNGASVSAVNAGKSVDTSMGFTPLQGLMMGTRCGDIDPAVVTFLIDELNMSGKEVNELMNKKSGFLGVSGKSSDSRDIEDLAQQGDKRAKLTLDMYCYRIKSYIGSYIAAMNGVDAIVFTAGIGENSAITRYGVCKDMESLGIIIDENKNNVRGKLTEISADNSKVKIYLIPTNEELVIARDTQDLLK, from the coding sequence ATGAAAATTTTAGTTATAAATTGTGGGAGTTCTTCCTTAAAATATCAATTGATTGATATGAATACAGAAAATGCAATTGCAAAAGGATTAGTTGAGAGGATAGGAATACCTGGATCTAATCTTGAGCAAAAAGTTGATGGATCTAATGAAAAATATAAAGTGGAAGTTGATCTTAAAAATCATAAAGAGGCTATCGCATTAGTTTTAAAAACACTATGTGATGATAGATTTGGTTTAATAAAAGATTTAAGTGAAATTAATGCTATTGGGCATAGAGTGGTTCATGGAGGAGAAAAATATTCAAAATCTGTTATTGTGGATGAGGAAGTTATTAAAAATATAGAAGAATGTATTAAACTTGCTCCACTTCATAATCCTGCAAATCTCATTGGAATAAAAGCGTGCAGAGAATTGATGAAAGATACTCCTATGGTTGTTGTGTTTGACACAGCATTTCATCAAACAATTTCAGATAAAGCTTTTATGTATGGGTTACCATACGAGCTCTATGAGAAGTATTCAATAAGAAAATATGGATTTCATGGAACAAGTCATTTTTATGTTGCGAATGAATGTGCAAGAGCTATGGGTAAAAGCATAGAAGATTTAAAAATAATAACTTGTCATTTAGGAAATGGTGCTAGTGTTAGTGCTGTTAATGCCGGTAAGAGTGTTGATACATCAATGGGATTTACACCCCTACAGGGTTTAATGATGGGAACAAGATGTGGGGATATAGATCCTGCGGTTGTAACATTTTTAATAGATGAGCTTAATATGAGCGGAAAAGAAGTTAATGAACTTATGAATAAAAAATCTGGATTCCTTGGAGTTTCAGGGAAAAGCAGTGATTCAAGAGATATTGAGGATTTAGCACAACAGGGTGATAAGAGAGCTAAGTTAACTTTAGATATGTATTGTTATAGAATTAAGTCTTATATTGGGTCTTATATTGCTGCGATGAATGGAGTAGATGCTATCGTATTTACTGCGGGTATAGGTGAGAATTCCGCAATTACAAGATATGGTGTTTGTAAAGATATGGAGAGCCTTGGAATTATAATTGATGAGAATAAAAATAATGTAAGGGGAAAATTGACTGAAATTTCTGCAGATAATTCTAAAGTTAAGATTTATTTAATTCCAACAAATGAGGAACTTGTTATAGCAAGAGATACTCAGGATTTATTGAAGTAA
- a CDS encoding YceD family protein — MHINLRKYQKSKVLKQDGEFSIPLQDLEVYNGDDFKFVDDVRVKANVFISEDLMKLKFDISTKFKFNCSRCLIEFIEDFNLRCDDEILLSNLDEDIILDSEQNLDFRDYIKNCVIINIPQKKLCKDDCFGLCQKCGINLNNNKCSCEKEEFNNVFSKLKDTFVDFKEVE; from the coding sequence ATGCATATAAATTTGAGAAAGTATCAAAAGAGTAAAGTTTTAAAACAAGATGGAGAATTTTCTATTCCATTACAAGACCTCGAGGTTTATAATGGTGATGATTTTAAATTTGTTGATGATGTTCGAGTTAAGGCAAATGTTTTTATTTCTGAAGATTTAATGAAACTTAAGTTCGACATTTCTACGAAATTTAAATTTAATTGTTCTAGATGTTTAATTGAATTTATTGAAGATTTTAATTTGAGGTGTGACGATGAAATTTTATTGAGTAATTTGGATGAGGATATTATTTTAGATTCTGAACAAAATTTGGATTTTAGAGATTATATAAAAAATTGTGTAATTATTAATATACCTCAGAAAAAATTATGTAAGGATGATTGTTTTGGTTTGTGTCAAAAATGTGGCATAAATTTAAATAATAATAAATGTAGCTGTGAAAAAGAAGAGTTTAATAATGTATTTTCTAAGCTAAAAGATACTTTCGTAGATTTTAAGGAGGTGGAGTAA
- a CDS encoding ribonuclease H1 domain-containing protein, translated as MAKKFYAVKKGHKKGIFESWDECKKNINGYSGAIYKSFKTLNEANNFLDNNEEIFESSDLVAYVDGSYNSDTKEYSYGMVIINGDSEEHFYERFNDPELCEMRNVAGEIMGSMSAMKYCLDNKFESIVIYYDYEGIEKWCKGYWKANKVGTQNYKKYYDSIKDKINIVFRKVRAHSGDRYNDLADKLAKKALKT; from the coding sequence TTGGCAAAAAAGTTTTATGCTGTTAAGAAAGGACATAAGAAAGGTATATTTGAAAGTTGGGATGAATGTAAGAAAAATATAAATGGATATTCCGGAGCTATTTATAAAAGTTTTAAGACACTTAATGAGGCGAATAATTTTTTGGATAATAATGAAGAAATTTTTGAATCAAGTGATTTAGTTGCATATGTAGATGGAAGTTATAACTCTGATACGAAAGAGTATTCATATGGTATGGTTATAATAAATGGTGATAGTGAGGAACACTTTTATGAGAGATTTAATGATCCAGAATTGTGTGAAATGAGAAATGTTGCTGGGGAAATTATGGGGTCAATGAGTGCCATGAAATATTGTTTAGATAATAAGTTTGAGAGTATTGTAATTTATTATGATTACGAAGGAATAGAAAAATGGTGTAAGGGATATTGGAAAGCAAATAAGGTTGGCACTCAAAATTATAAAAAATATTATGATAGCATTAAAGATAAGATAAATATTGTATTTAGAAAGGTTAGGGCTCATTCTGGTGATAGATATAATGATTTAGCCGATAAATTAGCTAAAAAGGCTCTGAAGACTTAA
- the rpmF gene encoding 50S ribosomal protein L32, whose protein sequence is MGNPARKFSKGRRDSRRAQTFKLLSPNVMECPQCHEVKLPHRACKKCGFYNGKQVISVEN, encoded by the coding sequence ATGGGAAATCCAGCACGTAAATTTTCTAAGGGAAGAAGAGATAGTAGAAGAGCACAAACTTTTAAGTTATTAAGCCCAAATGTTATGGAGTGTCCACAATGTCATGAGGTTAAGTTGCCTCACAGAGCATGTAAAAAGTGTGGTTTCTACAATGGTAAGCAAGTTATATCAGTTGAAAATTAA
- a CDS encoding bifunctional 4-hydroxy-3-methylbut-2-enyl diphosphate reductase/30S ribosomal protein S1, with product MNISIAIDGPASSGKSSIAKCIADRFNFKCINTGLLYRLATYISIDENIDFVLEESRLIDKLKNAKIDIHSDYLIYNGLILCNQLRTQDIDSKVSLLSTRPAVRRLINEILRYFKSESGIVMDGRDIGTEVLKDASLKFFIVADPEIRARRRYDQLIKIGIDTEYKKILNEIEKRDNIDYNKEEGPLKKANDAKVIDTSNLNFQESVDEVSRVIVEYMVPKMKFKKVRVAENNGFCHGVLRAVNELDKVVKSENKKNISTLGEIIHNKQVINHFSRQNVNIVKKEDLDTLKDSEDILIVRAHGIPRDVEDVLISNSIEYIDATCGRVKVIHKKVRDYYEKGYDIVIVGNKNHPEIIGANSYCDYKAKFFFEDKLDGEISSDKVCVLSQTTEKYENFENAIKLVSEKCEDVVSLNTICDATYLRQRDAAQLAKDVDCMIIVGDKLSSNSNKLYEVSKKYCENSIIIERASDLKSDILKDIITNCCKVGITSGASTPDWIMKEVILMIENRTENNIKIGKLLRGKIEFIDEKNVILSVDDNLEAVLPITEISSDEKNNFSEIFKVGEYIDGKIISLSNSDGRIVLSRLEIFREKSLEILKNKFNNNERISVVVKEDVKGGVIVEFNSIKLFVPASHLDFVHIENLNEFVGRELEVKVIEMKEEKNQFKIIGSRRAVLEEEKKIREDEIWKSLVLGDVVECEVRRINTFGAFVDVKGIDGLLHISEISWGRIDKVSDVLNIGDKIKVKIIDLDIENRKLSLSMKVLQNDPWSNVDEKYPVGAVVLGKVVRFAEFGAFVELEPSIDGLVHISQISHKRVNDIADFLQIGQEVKAKIVEINKENKRIELSIKVIE from the coding sequence ATGAATATATCAATAGCTATTGATGGACCAGCTAGTTCTGGGAAGAGTTCGATTGCAAAATGCATTGCGGATAGATTTAATTTTAAGTGTATAAATACAGGCCTTTTATATAGACTTGCTACTTATATTTCCATAGATGAAAATATAGATTTTGTACTGGAGGAAAGTAGACTAATAGATAAGTTGAAGAATGCTAAGATTGATATACATAGTGATTACTTAATTTATAATGGATTGATTTTATGTAATCAATTAAGAACTCAAGATATAGATAGTAAGGTGTCATTATTGTCAACTAGACCTGCTGTTAGAAGATTGATAAATGAAATTTTAAGATATTTCAAATCCGAAAGTGGTATTGTTATGGATGGTCGAGATATTGGAACTGAAGTTTTAAAAGATGCCAGTCTTAAATTTTTTATAGTAGCTGATCCAGAAATTAGAGCTAGGAGAAGATATGATCAACTCATTAAAATTGGGATTGATACAGAATATAAGAAAATATTAAATGAAATTGAAAAACGTGATAATATAGACTATAATAAGGAGGAGGGTCCTTTAAAGAAAGCAAATGACGCTAAAGTTATAGACACATCTAACTTAAACTTTCAAGAGTCAGTTGATGAAGTTTCGAGGGTAATTGTTGAATATATGGTACCTAAGATGAAGTTTAAAAAAGTTAGAGTTGCAGAAAATAATGGATTTTGTCATGGAGTTTTAAGAGCAGTAAATGAATTGGATAAGGTAGTAAAGAGTGAAAATAAGAAAAATATTAGTACTCTTGGAGAGATAATTCATAATAAACAAGTCATAAATCATTTCTCTCGCCAAAATGTTAATATAGTCAAAAAAGAAGACTTAGATACTTTAAAAGATAGTGAAGATATTTTGATAGTAAGAGCACACGGTATTCCTAGGGATGTTGAAGATGTTTTAATAAGTAATTCTATAGAATATATTGATGCTACTTGTGGCAGAGTTAAAGTTATACATAAAAAAGTAAGAGATTACTATGAAAAGGGATATGATATTGTAATAGTTGGAAACAAAAATCATCCGGAAATCATTGGAGCTAACAGTTATTGTGATTATAAGGCGAAATTTTTTTTTGAGGACAAGCTAGATGGTGAAATTTCGTCGGATAAGGTTTGTGTTTTGTCACAGACAACAGAGAAATATGAAAATTTTGAAAATGCGATAAAGTTAGTAAGTGAAAAATGTGAGGATGTTGTTTCGCTAAATACTATTTGTGATGCTACATACCTTAGACAACGTGATGCAGCGCAATTAGCAAAAGATGTAGATTGTATGATAATTGTTGGAGATAAGTTAAGTTCTAACTCTAATAAATTGTACGAGGTTTCGAAAAAATATTGTGAAAACTCTATAATAATTGAAAGGGCTTCCGATTTAAAAAGTGACATTTTAAAGGATATAATTACTAATTGTTGCAAAGTGGGAATAACATCTGGTGCTTCAACGCCAGATTGGATTATGAAGGAGGTAATTTTAATGATAGAAAATAGAACCGAAAACAACATAAAAATAGGAAAGCTATTACGAGGAAAAATCGAATTTATAGATGAAAAAAATGTGATTTTAAGTGTTGATGATAATTTAGAAGCAGTTTTACCAATTACTGAGATTAGTTCAGATGAGAAAAACAATTTTAGTGAAATATTTAAAGTTGGAGAGTATATAGATGGTAAAATTATTTCTTTAAGTAATTCAGATGGGAGAATTGTACTGTCTAGATTAGAAATTTTTAGGGAAAAATCTCTAGAAATACTTAAAAATAAGTTCAATAATAATGAAAGAATTTCAGTTGTTGTTAAAGAAGATGTAAAAGGTGGAGTAATTGTTGAGTTTAATAGCATTAAATTGTTTGTGCCTGCTTCACATTTAGATTTTGTACATATTGAAAATTTAAATGAATTTGTTGGTCGTGAATTAGAAGTTAAAGTTATTGAAATGAAAGAAGAAAAGAATCAATTTAAGATTATCGGTTCAAGAAGAGCTGTATTAGAAGAGGAAAAAAAGATTAGAGAAGATGAAATTTGGAAGAGTCTAGTTTTAGGTGATGTTGTCGAGTGTGAGGTAAGGAGAATAAATACATTTGGGGCTTTTGTTGATGTAAAAGGTATAGATGGATTATTACATATATCTGAAATATCTTGGGGTAGAATAGATAAAGTAAGTGATGTTTTAAATATAGGTGATAAAATTAAGGTTAAGATAATTGATCTTGATATAGAAAATCGAAAATTATCTTTGAGTATGAAAGTATTGCAAAATGATCCATGGTCAAATGTGGATGAGAAATATCCTGTTGGAGCTGTAGTACTTGGTAAGGTTGTTAGGTTTGCCGAGTTTGGAGCTTTTGTTGAGTTGGAGCCAAGTATAGATGGTTTGGTTCATATATCACAAATTAGTCATAAGAGAGTTAATGATATAGCTGACTTTTTGCAAATAGGACAAGAAGTCAAAGCTAAGATTGTTGAGATAAATAAAGAAAATAAGAGAATAGAATTGAGCATTAAAGTTATAGAATAA
- a CDS encoding stage V sporulation protein S, giving the protein MEILKVSAQSQPKAVAGALAAVLRDKAVAEVQAVGAGAVNQAIKAIVITRGFVAPNGIDLVVIPAFSEISIDGEERTAIKFIVEPK; this is encoded by the coding sequence ATGGAAATTTTAAAAGTATCAGCGCAATCTCAACCTAAAGCAGTTGCAGGAGCTCTAGCAGCAGTATTGAGAGATAAAGCAGTAGCTGAAGTACAAGCAGTTGGAGCTGGAGCTGTAAATCAGGCAATAAAAGCAATTGTAATTACTAGAGGTTTTGTAGCTCCAAATGGGATTGATTTGGTTGTTATACCAGCATTTTCTGAAATATCAATTGATGGTGAGGAAAGAACAGCAATCAAATTTATTGTTGAGCCTAAATAA
- the acpP gene encoding acyl carrier protein — MFEKVREIISEKLNVDPDEIKLESSIVDDLGADSIDLIELIMNLEEEYGISISDEEAVKLKTVGDVVDFINSQVEN; from the coding sequence GTGTTTGAAAAAGTAAGAGAAATAATTTCTGAAAAGTTAAATGTTGATCCAGATGAGATTAAATTAGAATCATCTATAGTTGATGATTTAGGAGCTGATTCTATAGATTTAATTGAACTTATAATGAACCTTGAAGAAGAATATGGTATAAGTATATCTGATGAAGAAGCTGTTAAACTAAAAACAGTTGGAGATGTTGTAGATTTTATAAACTCTCAAGTAGAAAATTAA
- a CDS encoding TIM barrel protein: MDKLIFGISGLPMGNGSEKFTYVTGIEYLHSLGLSAMELPFVRSVNITDKNREAVKATREKYNFHLTAHGSYFINMNAKEIDKKEKSIERLEKGIVALSSVGGTDIIFHPGFYLDSTKEDAYNSINEELGKLPIIPGSYYRLETTGKETQFGNLKELCNLVKNHEHVKLCVDFSHIHARYNGILKEYDDFAKIFEFIGEHLGEDALKDFHVHLSGIEYTAKGEKNHLPFEESDFNITECLRAFVKYDVKGCIICESPILEKDALLMKNIYENI, encoded by the coding sequence ATGGATAAGCTTATATTTGGAATTTCTGGTCTACCTATGGGAAACGGATCAGAAAAATTTACATATGTAACTGGAATAGAATATCTGCACTCATTAGGGCTTTCTGCGATGGAGCTCCCATTTGTTCGATCTGTGAATATCACAGATAAAAATCGTGAAGCTGTGAAAGCTACTCGCGAAAAATATAATTTCCATTTAACTGCCCATGGATCATACTTTATAAATATGAATGCAAAAGAAATTGATAAAAAAGAGAAGTCAATAGAACGACTAGAAAAAGGTATAGTAGCATTATCATCTGTAGGTGGAACTGACATTATATTCCATCCAGGATTTTACTTAGATTCAACAAAAGAAGATGCTTACAACTCTATAAACGAAGAATTAGGGAAACTTCCAATAATACCTGGTTCATATTACAGACTTGAGACAACAGGAAAAGAAACTCAATTCGGAAACCTAAAAGAACTTTGTAATCTAGTAAAAAACCATGAACATGTAAAACTATGTGTAGACTTTTCACACATACATGCAAGGTATAACGGGATATTGAAAGAATACGATGACTTTGCAAAAATCTTTGAATTCATTGGCGAACATTTAGGTGAAGATGCCCTCAAAGATTTTCACGTACACTTATCTGGAATTGAGTACACTGCAAAAGGAGAAAAAAATCATCTTCCATTTGAAGAAAGTGATTTCAATATAACTGAATGTCTAAGAGCTTTTGTCAAATACGATGTTAAAGGCTGCATAATATGTGAAAGCCCAATTCTCGAAAAAGATGCATTGTTAATGAAAAACATTTATGAAAATATATAA
- a CDS encoding tRNA (mnm(5)s(2)U34)-methyltransferase has translation MSFYQITDTVKKLLLDNVKEKNISVDFTLGRGNDTIFLSENFNYVYSFDLQKECIDDFELKNIQNVKLILDSHENVDKYIDGFDCGMYNLGYLPGSNKEITTNAESTLISLYKAVNILNIGGFISIVLYIGHNQGKRESQEVLEFCSRLDNKRFNVAYLNLLNKNNPPSLVLINKMR, from the coding sequence ATGAGCTTTTATCAAATTACGGATACAGTTAAGAAACTGTTGCTTGATAATGTGAAAGAAAAGAATATATCAGTTGATTTCACTTTAGGTAGGGGTAATGATACCATTTTTCTTAGCGAAAATTTTAATTATGTTTATTCTTTTGATTTACAGAAAGAATGTATTGATGATTTTGAATTGAAAAATATTCAGAATGTGAAATTGATTTTGGATAGTCACGAAAATGTTGATAAATATATAGATGGTTTTGATTGTGGTATGTATAATTTAGGATATTTACCTGGATCTAATAAAGAGATAACTACAAATGCTGAATCTACACTTATTAGTTTGTATAAAGCTGTAAATATTTTGAATATTGGTGGTTTTATATCTATTGTTTTATATATTGGTCATAATCAGGGTAAGAGAGAAAGCCAAGAAGTTTTAGAATTTTGTAGTAGACTTGACAATAAGAGATTTAATGTTGCTTATCTTAATTTATTAAATAAAAATAATCCACCATCTTTAGTATTAATTAATAAAATGAGGTAG